In Bactrocera oleae isolate idBacOlea1 chromosome 3, idBacOlea1, whole genome shotgun sequence, a genomic segment contains:
- the LOC106615243 gene encoding zinc carboxypeptidase, protein MKSQFLVLALLAILIATVSATKVRYDNFKVFKIRTQNIEQQKWIENLASESKNFNLWHSGKGEVHLMVNPQKLIYLQNYTRSFNMPLEVMVSNVQSLIDAEQTPKTADDLNDFGWTRYYPLSAIETFLDDILAKYPEVTSHIDIGTSFEGRKIRGIKISYKEGNPGIFIESNIHAREWITSATATWLINELLTSEDANVRKLAENHDWYIVPVLNVDGFVYSHETDRMWRKTRQPVNFSSCIGADANRNYDSHWMENNGASANPCSQTYAGTHAFSEPEIQALASYVASIKERLNIMLAFHSYSQVLLSPHGWTETPPDNFEDLMAVAEAYSNAVEKLPYKTKYTYGTSASAMYYASGATNDWAYSEQDIQLSYTIEFRDTGRYGFILPPVQILPQCEDTLAGLLAFVAKADELGYLKVKYT, encoded by the exons ATGAAGAGCCAATTTTTAGTTTTGGCTCTATTAGCCATTCTTATAGCCACTGTCAGTGCAACAAAAGTACGTTATGataatttcaaagtttttaaaatcagGACACAAAATATAGAACAACAAAAATGGATCGAAAATTTAGCAAGCGAGTCAAAGAAt ttTAATTTATGGCACAGCGGTAAGGGAGAGGTCCATTTAATGGTCAATCCACAAAAGCTGATATATCTACAAAATTATACTCGATCGTTTAATATGCCTTTAGAAGTCATGGTTTCCAATGTACAAAG TCTGATTGATGCTGAGCAAACTCCTAAAACGGCAGACGATCTTAACGATTTCGGTTGGACGCGTTATTATCCCTTATCGGCAATTGAAACTTTCTTAGACGATATACTTGCCAAATACCCCGAAGTTACTAGTCACATAGATATTGGCACGTCCTTTGAAGGACGTAAGATACGCGGCATAAAAATCTCTTACAAAGAAGGTAATCCTGGTATATTTATTGAATCGAATATACACGCACGTGAATGGATAACATCGGCGACGGCTACTTGGTTAATTAACGAGCTACTTACTTCCGAAGATGCAAATGTGAGAAAATTGGCGGAAAATCATGATTGGTATATTGTGCCAGTCCTCAACGTGGATGGTTTTGTCTACTCACATGAAACG GATCGTATGTGGCGTAAGACCCGACAGCCAGTAAACTTTTCATCTTGCATTGGTGCTGATGCCAATCGTAATTACGATTCGCACTGGATGGAAAATAATGGTGCTTCCGCAAATCCTTGTAGTCAAACTTATGCCGGTACACATGCTTTCTCAGAGCCAGAGATTCAAGCCCTAGCCAGTTATGTAGCCAGCATTAAAGAACGACTCAATATTATGTTGGCCTTTCATTCATATAGTCAAGTGTTGCTTTCACCTCATGGCTGGACCGAGACGCCCCCTGATAATTTTGAAGATTTGATGGCAGTAGCGGAGGCATATTCGAATGCTGTCGAAAAGTTACCCTATAAAACGAAATATACTTATGGCACTTCAGCCAGTGCAATGT attacgCTTCTGGCGCAACAAATGATTGGGCCTATAGTGAGCAGGATATTCAGCTTTCCTATACAATAGAGTTTCGCGATACAGGACGCTACGGTTTTATTCTACCTCCAGTACAGATATTACCACAATGTGAGGACACTCTTGCCGGATTGTTGGCATTTGTAGCGAAAGCCGATGAATTGGGCTATCTGAAAGTTAAATACACATAA